One endosymbiont 'TC1' of Trimyema compressum genomic window, GGATAAAGATTGTAAAAAACAATAACAGAAGTAAAAAAAACAATGCTATATTATACCAAGTAAAAAGAGGCTTAGTAAGTAAATTACCTGCACTTAGTACCAAGCTCAACGTAATATATAATGAAAAGATCACAGAAAAGAAAATACTAGCTATTTTCTTTTTCTTAGATAGAGATTTATAAGCTTTAGGCAATCTTAAAAAAACAAAATAATAACAAAAAACAGCCATTCCCCCACCAATAATAATTATTATAATCCATTTAATATAAATCATTAATATATCTAATGTTTCAAATGGCATATAGAAACTTAAAACACTTCTTAAATAAAAAACAATATCATCTAAGAAAAAGAAAAGAGTTCCTAATGTATCTAAACCAATTAGGATAGAAATGAATACATTTTTTTTATTATTCAAACAATTCCCCTCCTAAACATTTAATGTATCTAAGCCATATAAACTTTCTACATCTCTAATAAATGATTGTGTTCCTAAAAACAAGAGAATATCCTCTTTGCTTTTTAATAGCGATTTCCCTAATGCAATTGCTTCAGATATTTTTTCTCTAAACAGTACAGGAATAACTTTATTACTTTCTTCAACCTGATTTTTTGAAAACTTTAAATAATCATTTTCAGTATAAGTAATTACAATATCCTTAGAGAATTCACTAACTCCTTTTAAAACTCCTAAATAATCTTTATCTTCAGGAATCGCTAAAACAGTAACGATTTTTCTTTCACTAAATCCATCTAGCACTTTATTAACTTCCTCCAATGATTCTACAGTAATGCAACCATCTAATATTGTAAGAGGAGTCTGCTTAATAATTTCCATACGTCCTGGCCAGTGAATTTTTTTAGAGTATTTTTTAAAATTGCTATTTCAAGTTGTCTCCCAAGAACCCCTTCAGCCATAGCAATTGCTAAACCTGCATTTTCCCCTTGGTGATACCCCAGCATCGATAACTCAAGATTCCTGTAATCACCATATAGTGTATGAACATCAAAACAAGTGCCACTAGATTCTAAACGAATCTTAACAGTTTTAAAATCCATGCCATAATGGAATAGAGGAACCCCAACTTTACGACTCTCATAGCGCAAAGCTCGATCAGCATATTTGCTTTGCTCTGCAGTATAAGCCCTTTTCATGCCTTTTTTCAGAATGCCTGCTTTATGATAAGCAACTTCATCAATAGTATGACCTAAAGCGTCTCTATGCTCTATAAATATTTTATTAATACCAGCCATAAATCCCACAATTTGATTCACATCATCATATCTAGCGCCACGACCACACTCAACTATATTAATATCCGTTTGCTCTCTTAAAAAATAGTCCATTGCCATAACACTAGTAGCACCAACTGGACCTATATATTCATAACTTTTTAAATCCTTTTCAATAGATTCATAAAATGGTTTAAGACGATTACCACAAAGAACTAACGCTTTTCCTCAATAGCTTTACCATTAATCCGAATGCGTTCACGATAATTTTGTAAGTGAGGGCTAGTAAACAAACCTACTTTCAAGCCCCTCTCCTTCTAATATTTTAGCTAGCAGAATTGAGAGAGAACCCTTTCCTTTACTTCCAGTAATCAGTATATTCTTTTGTAATTTATCTGGGCTTCCTAGTCCATCTAATAATTGTCTTGTGAATTGAGGTTTCCGGGCAAACTTATCACTACCTCCAGGAATCATTTTATATTTATTTACATAAGAACTATAAATAAATGACTCTACTTCAATTGCTGTTTTAAACATTACTAAAAAGCCTCCAATAATTTTTTCACTTCTTTTTTATACTGCTCTACTCCTGGTTGATTAAATGGATTAACACCTAATAAATAACATGTCATAGCACAAGCTCTCATAAAAAAATAGGAAAGTTGACCAAAAACTCTGCCATTCATTCCCTTAGTTTTTATTAGAATATTCGGTATACCACCTTTATGATGAGCATTTCGCGTTCCTTCCATTGCTACTTGATTAAGCGTATCAATAGTTACACCAGCTAGATAATCTAAACCATCAAAATTCGAATCATGGTTTGGCACTTTTAAACCTAAACCTTCCTCAATAAAAATAATAGTTTCAAAATGTTTTTGGGTACCCTCTTGAAAAAATTGCCCTAATGAATGAAGGTCTCTAGTATTTACAACACTTATTGGATAAATGCCTTTACCCTCTTTGCCTTCGCTTTCTCCAAACAATTGTTTTAGCCACTCTAAGTAAAAGCACATACTCGGCTCATAAGCAGTAAAAATCTCAACTTCTTTTGAACCCATGTTAGCAACCCGTCTTGCCACAGCATATTGATAAGCTAAATTATCCTTAAGTAAAGGCTTCTCATATAATTTTTTGCCATCTTTAAAACCTTCTATCATTGCCTCTATATTAACGCCAGACGCTGTTAAAGGCAATAAACCAACTGCTGTAAAAAGAGAATACCTTCCTCCAATATTCTCTGGAATTTCAAGGCAATTTAAGCCAGACTTATTACCAAAACATCCTAATGAACTTTTATTGGGATTCGTTGTAATAAAAATTCTCTCATTTGCTTTTTCACCATATTTTTCACTCAAAAGAGCTTTAATAAAACGAAACGCAATTGCTGTTTCCAAAGTGCCTCCAGATTTGGAAATAACATTAACACAAAAATCTTTCTTCTTAAGAAGCTCTAAAGTAGCCTCTAAATAGTGTCCGGATAAGTCTGTTCCTACAAATAAGAGTTCACAACCTTTATCACCATCTCTGTTTTTAAGTAATTCATAGGCACTCTTAGCACCTAAAAAAGAGCCACCAATACCAATAACTACCATTAATTCATAATGTTGCAATGACTTCCCTAAAGCAATTATATAATCAATATAAGCTTGTTCTTTTTCAACATAATCAATCCATCCTAAGAAATTATTTTCTGAATCTTTTAATACTTCTATTTGCTCATGAATTGAATCTATTGCTGGTTGCCATTTATTAAAATCTATTTTATTGTGTTGAGATAAATCTAATGATACCATTTAAATCCTCCAACTCTATATTCATCTTATATATCTTAAAATTTTTCTTACCCATCTATTATACTAAAAAATAGCTAATTAAAAAAGTCTATAGCAAATGAATGCCATAGACTTTCTTCTTAGTGTGTCCTAATCTTCGTCTTCAGTAATTTTAAAATGGTTTCCCTTATTAGCATAGACTAGCGTAAACACAACAGAGACTTTCCCATAAATCTACAAAGAGCTTTTTCATTATATTGTTTCTTTTTTCCTTTGACATTAAATTATAGCCAGCAATTAATATACCACCTTTCCCCCTTAATAATATAATACTCATAATTAAAAGAACAATAATAAGGATAATTAAGATTATTTTAGTAATCATCAATTCATCTCCTTTAAAGACTATCTAATTATTCAAAACTGATTTTTTAGGGGAAAAAATTGATAAGGAAACTAGTGATAATAACTATACTTCAACAAATAAAACACCTGCTGTTAATTCAAAATTGCAAATAGAAAATCATAGAGATAAAAATTACTACATATCCAAATCACCGTAATTAATGTAAAAGTTATTAAGTTTTGTATTATTCACAGCCCTATTCAATTTCTAAAATATATATATTATAATATATCATTTCACCAATTGACCATTGAGCATATCATTTAATATTATTTACAGGCATTTTGCTTTTATTAAAATCCTATTTTGTACCTTTCCCATCAGCGTGTGTATTCCAACCTACAAACTTTATGGTTTGTTCTTTTTAAGCCAAGTAGCTTTTTGGCTAAACTACTAATTCAAAGCTTAATTCATAATAAACTATTTTTTCCGTTGCACATATAACTTCACATCACTATTTGCCATTGGAGTTGTTCCTAATTGCCACGCTGTTACATTTCCATCTTCTGTTGTTTTCCAGCTGGTAAAGGTATACCCTGCTCATTCTTATCTTTATCAAAAAACAAGACAAATTCTAAATAAAAAATGTCTTGTTTTTTAATAAAAACTACCTTATAGTCAATATCTCATAATGCTTAATATCTATAAATATATTCATATTACCTATTTGTCTATTCCTTTTTTAAGTAATATCCTATAAATAAGTATCCTGCTATCATTACTATCAAACCATATATTACTGTTAATCCCCCAGTTTGTGAAAGCTTTTTCACTGAATCATCAGTAACTGATTTTTCCTCAAAAATATTACGTTCACCACCTTGACTACTTTCGTTACTTTCGTTACTACCTTCACTGCTATTTTTCTCCCATTGAGCATATAAAATAATATCATTACTAGGCATTGTTGAGTTTTCAAAATCCCACATTGCATCACTTCCATATTTTTGTGTATTCCAACCAACAAATGTATAACCTAGTCTAGTTGGTAACATCGGCTCTATAATTTTATCTCCTTAGTATAGGGATTGAGATAGAGGCTATGTTCCTGTATTATCATTTAAATCAAATGATACCTTATAATAGGTCACCTCAAAATTCAATTCTAGCTTTTCAGCCGTAATAGCATTG contains:
- a CDS encoding Mur ligase family protein, with the translated sequence MDYFLREQTDINIVECGRGARYDDVNQIVGFMAGINKIFIEHRDALGHTIDEVAYHKAGILKKGMKRAYTAEQSKYADRALRYESRKVGVPLFHYGMDFKTVKIRLESSGTCFDVHTLYGDYRNLELSMLGYHQGENAGLAIAMAEGVLGRQLEIAILKNTLKKFTGQDVWKLLSRLLLQY
- a CDS encoding glucose-6-phosphate isomerase, which encodes MVSLDLSQHNKIDFNKWQPAIDSIHEQIEVLKDSENNFLGWIDYVEKEQAYIDYIIALGKSLQHYELMVVIGIGGSFLGAKSAYELLKNRDGDKGCELLFVGTDLSGHYLEATLELLKKKDFCVNVISKSGGTLETAIAFRFIKALLSEKYGEKANERIFITTNPNKSSLGCFGNKSGLNCLEIPENIGGRYSLFTAVGLLPLTASGVNIEAMIEGFKDGKKLYEKPLLKDNLAYQYAVARRVANMGSKEVEIFTAYEPSMCFYLEWLKQLFGESEGKEGKGIYPISVVNTRDLHSLGQFFQEGTQKHFETIIFIEEGLGLKVPNHDSNFDGLDYLAGVTIDTLNQVAMEGTRNAHHKGGIPNILIKTKGMNGRVFGQLSYFFMRACAMTCYLLGVNPFNQPGVEQYKKEVKKLLEAF
- a CDS encoding DUF3784 domain-containing protein translates to MITKIILIILIIVLLIMSIILLRGKGGILIAGYNLMSKEKRNNIMKKLFVDLWESLCCVYASLC
- a CDS encoding InlB B-repeat-containing protein, translating into MIEPMLPTRLGYTFVGWNTQKYGSDAMWDFENSTMPSNDIILYAQWEKNSSEGSNESNESSQGGERNIFEEKSVTDDSVKKLSQTGGLTVIYGLIVMIAGYLFIGYYLKKE